TGCCGGAATCGCATGAATTTTTTTTAATATTTCTCCCGACTTTATCCCCAAAAGATATTGCTCACTTTCAGTTAACAAAGCAATCACCGCTTCAACATCCTGACCCTCTACCCAGGTATATAAAGCGTATACACCGTCTTTACACGTTCCAAATTCAACCGGCTTACAGATGGCAACATCAAGCGCCGCTACTTCTTGAAGGATTGAAAATAATGCTTTTCTTGTTTCGAATCGTTCTATTGGTGAAATTCTAAGCAAATACTTGCTACCATCGTCTTTTTTAACTTGGTACTTTTTATCCTCCGACCATCCTTTATTAATAGGAATCATCGAGGCAAATTGAAATTCAGTCATTACTCAACTCCTTCGCTAAAACTAATTTAGGTCATTGCGAAAATGCCGTGCGCTTTGGGCCCCGTTTCGCACGAAACAATTCCTCACTTTGAAAAAATACTGGCTCTGTTAAGGTCTAATCTTTTTGATGTAAGTATGATAAGAAGCTCTTCGAGCGATGCCAAAAACGCTAAAACTCCTGTTAAAATGAGCATCTTATTCCCCATAAAAGGATAAACTAACGGACAAAAGAAGAAAAGCAAACCCGTTAATTTATTAGCACTTGTATGAATACTTGCGATCTTTTTAAATTTTATTTTTGCCATTACCGCATTTCCGATTCGCAGGATGAAAATGATGACAATTCCCACAAACATTAGCACGGTCACTTGATTTTGCTTTATCACCGTTATGATGATCATAACACTCAAAAACAAGTCGGCAATACTGTCCAGCCTTGCCCCAAGCAAGGTTTCAGTACCGGTTTTTCGCGCGATATAACCATCTAAAACATCGGTTAAACCACATATCAGATATCCCCCTATAAAAAGCCCGCTGCGAAAATCAATCAACAATAAACCAAGCGATAAAAAAATTCTAACTGAAGTTATTATGTTGGGAATGGACACTTTTTTCATCCGTTATATCCTTTGCACCACTTGTTACGTATTTGTTTAATGACTTGCTGCCCCCAGCATATCATTACCACTATCAATCGTTTCATTTGTGCTCTTTCGATTTCATAAAAGATCAATTAACTCATTAAAATTCTGAATGATCAAGTCAGGTTTTATCGGATTGCTCCATTTTCGGTTATCTCGATTAATCCAGCAGCTTGTGATTCCGGCCTTGTGAG
This is a stretch of genomic DNA from Acetobacterium woodii DSM 1030. It encodes these proteins:
- a CDS encoding CDP-alcohol phosphatidyltransferase family protein gives rise to the protein MKKVSIPNIITSVRIFLSLGLLLIDFRSGLFIGGYLICGLTDVLDGYIARKTGTETLLGARLDSIADLFLSVMIIITVIKQNQVTVLMFVGIVIIFILRIGNAVMAKIKFKKIASIHTSANKLTGLLFFFCPLVYPFMGNKMLILTGVLAFLASLEELLIILTSKRLDLNRASIFSK